A window from Montipora capricornis isolate CH-2021 chromosome 7, ASM3666992v2, whole genome shotgun sequence encodes these proteins:
- the LOC138058011 gene encoding probable serine/threonine-protein kinase pats1 — protein sequence MQKRKVTGLKRWRKAQQGKSVPSEILSRGPRAVEAFNSALKDGTALVRRLPIMIIGQHRVGKTSLKKSLTGEAFSATEASTEGIETDPSHFKISMEVWKTGQKGIEADVDSKVFFDHHAASLLIKSLKGEHEKMPGASALKSSEESSRSEQSKDTAEYIFETELSDDLVKMSIEMLKSDQTLEREDNIYSTLWDFGGQMVYYATHPIFMTDKAIYILTCDLSRDPYQQASIPEREGLYRKANDINFSYTNMDCLDYWLSSIYSLASSNASSLGTALPEMSSTKLPPVFLVCTHADKPYTDSPDEHPNARRVALDIYGFLQTKSYRDHLFHDVFVVDNTKAGSDNDCQEVIRLREEILAVAKKLPHLKQAIPLKWLKYENELHRLREEGHKWIPREKAMEIAFGTCGLRDDEEFSTATNFLHDQRILIHFSGHRELQRMVILDLQWLIDIFKRVITIKPYEGSERSVKDLWSDLERMGIFDERLLIHAWESFSLTQETHSSLVAIME from the coding sequence GGAAATCTGTTCCTTCGGAGATTCTTTCGCGTGGCCCCCGTGCTGTTGAAGCCTTCAATAGTGCTCTCAAGGATGGTACAGCTCTTGTAAGAAGACTACCAATCATGATAATTGGCCAACATCGGGTCGGGAAGACTAGTTTGAAGAAGTCATTGACTGGAGAAGCCTTCAGTGCAACGGAAGCTAGCACAGAAGGAATAGAGACTGATCCTTCCCATTTCAAAATCTCAATGGAAGTTTGGAAGACAGGCCAGAAAGGAATAGAGGCTGATGTTGACTCCAAGGTATTCTTTGATCACCATGCAGCGAGCTTATTGATAAAAAGCTTGAAAGGAGAGCACGAGAAGATGCCAGGCGCTTCCGCCCTTAAATCCTCGGAGGAATCAAGTAGAAGTGAACAAAGCAAGGACACCGCAGAGTATATTTTTGAAACAGAACTATCGGACGATTTAGTGAAAATGTCAATAGAAATGCTTAAGAGTGATCAGACGCTCGAAAGAGAGGACAACATTTACTCCACACTGTGGGACTTTGGAGGCCAGATGGTTTATTATGCCACCCACCCAATCTTTATGACCGATAAAGCCATTTATATCTTGACGTGTGACTTGAGTCGTGATCCATATCAGCAAGCTAGCATTCCTGAGAGAGAAGGACTGTACAGGAAAGCTAATGACATTAACTTCAGTTATACAAATATGGATTGTCTCGATTACTGGTTGTCATCGATTTATTCGTTGGCTAGTTCAAATGCCTCGAGCCTGGGCACTGCTCTGCCTGAAATGTCGTCCACAAAGTTGCCTCCGGTTTTTCTAGTCTGCACCCATGCTGACAAGCCCTATACTGATAGTCCTGACGAACATCCCAATGCAAGAAGGGTGGCCCTTGATATTTATGGTTTCTTGCAAACAAAGAGTTATAGGGATCACCTCTTTCATGACGTCTTCGTTGTTGATAACACAAAGGCGGGAAGTGACAATGATTGTCAGGAGGTGATACGGCTGAGGGAAGAGATTCTGGCTGTTGCCAAGAAATTACCCCATTTGAAACAAGCCATCCCACTGAAGTGGTTAAAGTATGAAAATGAACTCCACCGGTTACGTGAAGAGGGTCACAAGTGGATACCTAGAGAGAAAGCCATGGAGATTGCCTTTGGTACGTGTGGTTTAAGGGATGATGAAGAGTTTTCCACAGCCACGAATTTTTTACACGATCAGAGAATTCTGATTCATTTTAGTGGACACCGAGAGCTGCAAAGGATGGTTATACTGGATCTTCAATGGCTCATTGATATCTTTAAAAGGGTCATTACCATTAAGCCTTATGAGGGGTCAGAGAGAAGTGTTAAAGATCTTTggagtgatcttgaaaggatgGGAATATTTGATGAACGGCTGCTAATTCATGCCTGGGAGTCATTCTCGTTGACGCAGGAAACCCACAGCAGCCTGGTGGCTATCATGGAGTGA
- the LOC138058012 gene encoding uncharacterized protein, with protein MLKFPPRDDFLQLLESIQVPSLFIRFKLGRVPPGLFPRLVLQFYQWSKKEWKSPVNPELCRNFALFRILPDQGTSVIFLCHSSFIEVAVHTADCAVKTATPGFNYGSFDKSTSLAIHWQLRMILESMQNEFDWLSNIRFEMCVCCPICSLKGSVKCRAHDVRGCDCLHLLSESELQQCQYCTRPGLRGDCRIRIQMFAPWFSFSDASAEARGTSVNQTSLGHDVVARSAVSFKKAASEKALALPDGVVNAMHVPSSDPKGVVSQFQESLHLTPTSLANPQNEDKRWIRCLANTAKSENRKDVVEYLRTIVPCGTTGPLLDEGLDVQCVPFKQRMELTFFLTVNGRWKELAQRLGFSYNAICYLDERSANPSDVLLNIVAKHSPFLVGELYDMLVASELPGAADML; from the exons ATGCTCAAGTTTCCTCCAAGAGATGACTTTCTTCAGCTACTTGAGTCCATTCAAGTTCCTTCGCTCTTCATAAGGTTCAAATTGGGTCGAGTGCCACCTGGTCTTTTTCCCCGTCTTGTCCTGCAGTTTTACCAGTGGAGCAAAAAGGAATGGAAAAGTCCTGTAAATCCTGAACTGTGCCGTAACTTTGCTTTGTTTCGTATACTTCCTGATCAAGGAACGTCCGTCATTTTCCTTTGTCATTCCTCCTTCATCGAAGTCGCAGTTCACACCGCAGATTGTGCCGTTAAAACAGCAACACCAGGCTTCAATTATGGTAGTTTTGACAAGTCTACAAGCCTTGCAATCCACTGGCAACTGAGAATGATTCTAGAGAGCATGCAAAATGAGTTTGACTGGCTGAGCAACATACGATTCGAAATGTGCGTCTGCTGTCCAATTTGTTCACTCAAGGGCTCTGTCAAATGCCGCGCTCATGATGTGCGTGGCTGCGATTGTCTACATTTATTGTCGGAATCAGAGTTACAGCAATGCCAATACTGCACCAGACCTGGTCTCCGAGGAGACTGCAGGATTCGCATTCAGATGTTTGCCCCctggttttctttttcagatGCAAGTGCAGAGGCAAGAGGAACTTCAGTCAATCAG ACATCTCTTGGACATGACGTCGTTGCAAGAAGCGCTGTTTCTTTTAAGAAAG CTGCGTCTGAAAAGGCACTTGCTTTGCCCGATGGAGTTGTAAATGCCATGCATGTTCCGTCAAGTGATCCTAAGGGTGTCGTGTCTCAGTTTCAAGAGAGTCTTCATTTGACGCCTACATCACTGGCTAATCCGCAGAACGAGGACAAACGTTGGATTCGTTGTCTCGCTAATACTGCGAAATCCGAAAACCGAAAGGATGTAGTCGAATACTTGAGGACTATTGTCCCTTGTGGCACTACTG GACCTTTGCTAGATGAGGGACTTGATGTCCAATGCGTGCCTTTCAAGCAAAGAATGGAGTTAACGTTTTTTCTTACTG TCAACGGGCGATGGAAGGAGCTTGCACAGAGATTAGGATTTTCTTACAACGCAATATGCTACCTTGACGAGAGAAGTGCTAATCCAAGCGATGTTCTTCTTAATATTGTGGCGAAGCATTCTCCCTTTCTTGTCGGTGAACTTTACGACATGTTAGTAGCAAGTGAACTTCCTGGGGCAGCTGACATGCTGTAA